Proteins encoded in a region of the Mycobacteriales bacterium genome:
- a CDS encoding ParB/RepB/Spo0J family partition protein, protein MSRRGGLGKGLGALIPTAPVETPPVEVAPVADPPASSPSPASSPSPSPSPPPVPVAQEPAAVPGASFREVPIAAIRPNAKQPRQVFDEDAQDELKTSIREFGLLQPVVVRETGPGAYELVMGERRWRASRELGLATIPAIVRDTADDAMLRDALLENLHRAQLNPLEEAAAYRQLLDEFGTTHEELAGRIGRSRSQVTNTIRLLNLPVPVQRRVAAGVLSAGHARALLTLDDAEAQDALATRIVAEGLSVRAVEELVALAAHEKPTPTRSAPARRVSAPALTDLADRLSDNFDTRVKVELGRRKGKIV, encoded by the coding sequence GTGAGCCGTCGGGGCGGGCTCGGCAAGGGGCTCGGGGCGCTGATCCCGACTGCTCCGGTCGAGACGCCGCCGGTCGAGGTCGCTCCGGTCGCGGACCCACCCGCCTCGTCGCCCTCGCCCGCCTCGTCGCCCTCGCCGTCGCCGTCGCCTCCGCCGGTGCCAGTCGCGCAGGAGCCGGCGGCGGTGCCGGGGGCGAGCTTCCGAGAGGTGCCGATCGCTGCGATCCGGCCGAACGCGAAGCAGCCCCGCCAGGTCTTCGACGAGGACGCGCAGGACGAGCTCAAGACCTCGATCCGCGAGTTCGGCCTGCTGCAGCCGGTGGTCGTCCGCGAGACCGGCCCGGGCGCGTACGAGCTGGTGATGGGTGAGCGGCGGTGGCGGGCCAGCCGCGAACTCGGCCTGGCCACGATCCCGGCGATCGTGCGGGACACCGCCGACGACGCGATGCTGCGCGACGCGCTGCTGGAGAACCTGCACCGGGCCCAGCTGAACCCGCTGGAAGAGGCGGCGGCGTACCGGCAGCTGCTGGACGAATTCGGCACCACCCACGAGGAGCTGGCCGGCCGCATCGGCCGCAGCCGCTCCCAGGTGACCAACACGATCCGGCTGCTCAACCTGCCGGTGCCGGTCCAGCGCCGGGTCGCGGCCGGGGTGCTCTCGGCCGGGCACGCCCGGGCGCTGCTCACCCTCGACGACGCCGAGGCGCAGGACGCGCTGGCCACCCGGATCGTGGCCGAGGGCCTCTCGGTCCGGGCGGTCGAGGAGCTGGTCGCCCTGGCCGCCCACGAGAAGCCGACCCCGACCCGGTCCGCGCCGGCCCGCCGGGTCAGTGCGCCCGCGCTCACCGACCTGGCCGACCGGCTCTCCGACAACTTCGACACCCGGGTCAAGGTCGAGCTCGGCCGCCGCAAGGGCAAGATCGTC